A genome region from Microplitis demolitor isolate Queensland-Clemson2020A chromosome 1, iyMicDemo2.1a, whole genome shotgun sequence includes the following:
- the LOC106694273 gene encoding uncharacterized protein LOC106694273 isoform X1 produces the protein METQFKTILQDCEVQEASIESFEGIKEKLDQNTIEDLTDGQIYKKLSTGNNPLSNNFNLTYTFNTDGCQASKLSKISTCSIYAIINELPPKLQTKHMILCGIWINEKEPNMQLFLKPFVDQGNKLSEQGIQWKLGDIMVVSKFIPICAVVDSVARCKLLNMKKFNGLYGCTFCEHPTESVDGYRKLTVSTTIPPDRTDASINSNMVLTSQSEYEKDVMDVWGPSSLMNLKYIDLADGMSPNYMHAFLLGAVKQHTDILLTSFGKEYYVGSPNQLQIINERII, from the coding sequence ATGGAAACacaatttaaaacaatattgCAAGATTGTGAAGTACAAGAAGCTTCAATCGAAAGTTTTGAAGGAATTAAAGAAAAGTTGGACCAGAATACAATAGAAGATCTTACCGAtggacaaatatataaaaaattatcaactggGAATAATCCcttatctaataattttaatttaacatatacatttaataCAGATGGTTGTCAAGCATcaaaattgagtaaaatttcAACCTGTTCCATCTAtgcaattataaatgaattgcCTCCTAAGCTACAGACTAAGCATATGATTTTGTGTGGTATATGGATTAATGAGAAAGAACCGAATatgcaattatttttgaaaccaTTTGTTGATCAGGGGAATAAATTATCGGAGCAAGGCATTCAATGGAAATTAGGAGATATAATGGTAGTCAGCAAATTTATCCCAATATGTGCTGTTGTTGATTCAGTAGCGAGATGCAAgctattaaatatgaaaaagtttaatggTTTATATGGATGTACATTTTGCGAGCATCCAACAGAATCTGTTGATGGATATAGAAAATTGACAGTATCCACAACGATTCCTCCAGATCGTACTGATGCGTCTATCAACAGCAATATGGTACTCACGAGTCAGAGTGAATATGAGAAAGATGTTATGGACGTCTGGGGACCATCATCGctaatgaatttgaaatatattgatTTAGCTGATGGGATGTCCCCAAACTATATGCATGCTTTTTTATTGGGTGCAGTGAAACAGCACACAGATATATTGTTAACATCCTTCGGTAAAGAATATTACGTCGGTAGTCCAAATCAGCTACAGATTATTAATGAGAGAATTATATAG